A single Argentina anserina chromosome 7, drPotAnse1.1, whole genome shotgun sequence DNA region contains:
- the LOC126802494 gene encoding uncharacterized protein LOC126802494 — translation MELAVIDLSPYLESESESESAELCGEVSRSLRESGALLVKDPRCSAEDNDRFLDMMENYFNCSSEFKRLHERPHLHYQVGVTPEGVEVPRSLVDEEMQQRLKEMPEQVQPATPKGPDCKWRYMWRVGPRPSNTRFQELNADPVVPEGFPEWRETMDSWGCKMISALQAVAEMAAIGFGLPKEAFTSLMQQGPHLLAPTGSDLRRYGQEGTVFAGYHYDLNFLTIHGRSRFPGLNIWLRNGQKIEVKVPVGCLLIQTGKQIEWLTGGDCIAGMHEVVVTNRTTDAIKLAMEQNRILWRVSSTLFGHIASDAVLKPLGHFADSPLASKYPPIYAGEFVEQELSVINLKGNKGQL, via the exons atGGAGCTGGCGGTGATAGATCTGAGCCCGTACTTGGAATCGGAGTCGGAGTCGGAGTCGGCGGAGCTCTGCGGCGAGGTGAGCCGGAGTCTCAGAGAAAGCGGAGCTCTCCTAGTGAAAGACCCCCGATGCAGCGCTGAGGACAACGATCGCTTCCTCGATATGATGGAGAACTACTTCAACTGCTCCTCCGAGTTTAAGCGCCTCCACGAGCGGCCCCACTTGCATTACCAG GTCGGAGTGACTCCGGAGGGAGTGGAAGTGCCGAGAAGCCTTGTGGATGAAGAAATGCAGCAGAGGCTGAAAGAGATGCCGGAACAGGTACAGCCTGCAACTCCCAAAGGCCCTGATTGCAAATGGAGATACATGTGGAGAGTCGGCCCTCGCCCTTCCAATACCCGCTTTCAG GAACTCAATGCCGACCCGGTTGTGCCTGAGGGCTTTCCTGAGTGGAGAGAAACTATGGATTCATGGGGGTGCAAGATGATATCGGCATTACAG GCTGTGGCTGAAATGGCTGCCATTGGATTTGGTTTGCCCAAGGAAGCATTCACTTCCCTAATGCAGCAG GGACCACACCTTCTAGCTCCAACTGGAAGTGACCTTCGGCGTTATGGCCAGGAGGGTACTGTCTTTGCAGGATATCACTATGACCTGAATTTTTTAACTATTCATGGCAGAAGTAGATTCCCAGGGCTTAATATCTGGCTAAGAAATGGGCAAAAAATTGAAGTGAAGGTTCCTGTCGGATGTCTCCTTATTCAGACTGGAAAGCAG ATAGAATGGTTAACCGGTGGAGATTGCATAGCTGGAATGCATGAAGTTGTCGTAACAAACAGGACAACTGATGCAATCAAACTAGCAATGGAGCAAAATCGCATCTTATGGAGAGTATCTTCTACA TTGTTTGGCCACATAGCATCTGATGCTGTGTTGAAGCCCTTGGGCCACTTTGCTGATTCGCCACTTGCCAGTAAGTATCCGCCCATTTATGCAGGGGAGTTTGTTGAACAAGAGCTTTCTGTAATCAATCTAAAAGGAAACAAAGGACAACTTTAA
- the LOC126802495 gene encoding protein LIM1-like, producing the protein MRHTRSSLVLATFVLLLVMSGLGVQGQSSTCGVTFFASIIQLIPCRPAVVPFSPIPPSETCCTALKALGQPCLCTLVNGPPISGVDRNMAIQLPEKCSANFEPCN; encoded by the coding sequence ATGAGGCACACTAGAAGCTCCTTGGTTCTTGCAACTTTTGTGCTCCTGTTAGTGATGTCAGGTTTGGGGGTGCAAGGTCAAAGCTCTACTTGTGGCGTTACTTTCTTTGCATCAATAATTCAGCTAATACCTTGTAGGCCAGCGGTGGTTCCTTTTAGCCCCATCCCACCAAGTGAGACTTGCTGCACTGCACTCAAAGCTCTAGGCCAGCCCTGCCTCTGCACGCTCGTCAATGGCCCTCCGATCTCTGGCGTTGATCGCAACATGGCAATTCAGCTCCCCGAGAAGTGCAGTGCCAACTTTGAACCATGTAACTGA
- the LOC126802450 gene encoding cytochrome P450 705A12-like, with the protein MTDLHYYLLCSVLCILSTIFIKSLFIKHSSTNNIPSPPALPFIGHLHLLTSSLSQSLHKLSTTYGPLLLIRLGASRMLVVSSASMAAEIFKTNDLAFASRPPFAFADDLPYKNLGFFATPYGEYWRYMKKLCMTELLSPKQIERSRSIRQGEIARFLRKMMKCAKRKDMVDVGAEIMRLTNNSICRMAMSTCCSENGEEAEKIRELVKESFELAAKVCFGDVLGPLKRVGFWVYGKQLIDVTMGYDKLLEGMLKQHEERAEREGWEREDKDLMDILLKAYRDDQAEVQITRTHVKAFLLDVFIGGTATTAEAMQWGVAELINHPDIFNKVREEMKTIVGSRLVEESDVANLPYLQAVIKETLRLHPPVPLSTRECRETCKIKEFDIPEKTAVAINQYAIMRDPELWDNPDEFRPERFLVSTKEKYESEVDQNESKGHNFQYVPFGSGRRRCPGSNLATILLNTSVAAMVQCFDWKVGDGEEGRVNMEVGAGMSLPMAHPLVVLPVDHFNPFTYSTT; encoded by the exons ATGACTGATTTACACTACTACCTCCTCTGCTCCGTCCTCTGTATTCTCTCCAccatcttcatcaaatccttGTTCATCAAGCATTCTTCCACCAACAACATTCCAAGCCCTCCAGCTCTACCATTCATCGGTCACCTCCACCTCCTCACTTCCTCCTTATCCCAATCACTACACAAACTCTCCACCACGTATGGCCCTCTCCTCCTCATCCGGCTCGGCGCCTCACGGATGCTTGTAGTTTCATCCGCCTCCATGGCTGCCGAAATCTTCAAAACCAATGACCTGGCTTTTGCTTCCAGACCCCCCTTTGCTTTTGCTGACGACTTGCCTTACAAGAACTTGGGATTCTTTGCCACCCCGTATGGTGAGTACTGGAGGTACATGAAGAAGCTCTGCATGACTGAACTGCTCTCTCCCAAGCAGATTGAGCGGTCACGTTCCATCCGACAGGGAGAGATTGCAAGATTTTtgaggaagatgatgaagtGTGCTAAAAGGAAAGACATGGTTGATGTGGGTGCTGAGATTATGAGGCTCACAAACAACAGTATCTGCAG GATGGCCATGAGCACCTGTTGCTCAGAGAATGGTGAAGAAGCTGAGAAGATCAGGGAATTAGTGAAGGAATCATTTGAGTTGGCTGCAAAGGTGTGTTTCGGAGATGTATTGGGTCCGCTGAAGAGGGTAGGATTCTGGGTTTATGGTAAGCAGCTCATAGATGTAACCATGGGGTACGATAAGCTCTTAGAGGGGATGCTGAAGCAACATGAAGAGAGAGCAGAGAGAGAGGGCTGGGAAAGAGAAGACAAGGATTTGATGGATATTCTGTTGAAGGCCTATCGGGATGATCAAGCTGAGGTTCAGATCACCCGAACTCATGTCAAGGCTTTCTTGCTT GATGTCTTCATTGGAGGCACCGCTACCACAGCAGAGGCCATGCAATGGGGAGTAGCTGAGCTCATAAACCATCCAGACATATTCAATAAGGTCAGGGAGGAGATGAAAACAATAGTTGGCAGCAGATTAGTTGAGGAATCAGATGTTGCAAACCTCCCTTACTTGCAGGCAGTGATAAAAGAAACACTGAGACTACACCCACCAGTTCCTTTGTCGACAAGAGAATGCCGCGAAACttgtaaaataaaagaatttgaTATACCAGAAAAGACTGCAGTAGCAATCAACCAGTATGCAATAATGAGAGATCCAGAGTTATGGGATAATCCAGATGAGTTTAGGCCAGAGAGGTTCTTGGTTTCCACAAAAGAGAAATATGAATCAGAAGTTGATCAGAATGAAAGTAAAGGACATAACTTTCAATATGTCCCGTTTGGATCAGGAAGGAGAAGGTGCCCGGGTTCAAATTTGGCAACCATCTTGTTGAATACTTCAGTTGCTGCCATGGTTCAGTGCTTTGATTGGAAAGTTGGAGATGGAGAAGAGGGCAGGGTTAATATGGAAGTTGGTGCAGGCATGTCTTTGCCCATGGCTCACCCACTTGTAGTTCTGCCAGTTGATCACTTCAACCCATTTACTTATTCAACAACATGA
- the LOC126802469 gene encoding UPF0235 protein At5g63440: MPKRTTHTYSSEDAAPDGPDSDLFVYYCKHCGSHLLITDTQLQKMPKRKTDKAYVLDKTKHLARLNISEGGKVLLKRGEGKLEKQFRMNCVGCELFVFYRSEEDLGSASLIYVVDGALSTVAAETNPQDAPVPPCISQIDGGLVQVAIEVEDRAQRSAITRVNADDVRVSVAAPAARGEANNELLEFMGKVLGLRLSQMTLQRGWNNKSKLLVVEDLSARQVYEKLLEAVQP; the protein is encoded by the exons ATGCCGAAGAGGACGACGCACACGTACTCGAGCGAGGACGCAGCGCCGGATGGACCGGACTCTGATCTGTTCGTGTATTACTGCAAGCACTGCGGATCCCACCTCCTCATCACTG ACACCCAGTTGCAGAAAATGCCCAAAAGGAAGACAGACAAAGCTTATGTCTTGGACAAGACCAAACACCTCGCCAGGCTCAACATTAGTGAGGGTGGAAAGGTTTTACTCAAGAG GGGAGAAGGGAAATTAGAGAAGCAGTTTCGGATGAACTGTGTTGGTTGTGAGCTCTTTGTCTTCTATCGCTCCGAAGAAGATTTGGGGAGCGCTTCTTTGATTTATGTTGTTGATGGTGCTCTTAGCACTGTTGCTGCTGAAACCAACCCTCAG GATGCTCCTGTGCCACCCTGTATATCACAAATAGATGGAGGACTTGTTCAAGTGGCTATTGAAGTGGAAGATCGTGCACAACGCTCTGCAATCACAA GAGTGAATGCGGATGATGTTAGAGTTTCTGTAGCGGCACCTGCAGCTCGAGGAGAAGCAAATAATGAACTTTTGGAATTTATGGGAAAA GTATTGGGTCTTAGACTAAGCCAGATGACTCTTCAGAGAGGATGGAATAACAAATCGAAGCTTCTTGTG GTTGAAGATTTGTCTGCTAGACAAGTATATGAGAAGCTGTTGGAGGCTGTTCAACCTTGA
- the LOC126802468 gene encoding elongation factor 1-delta 1-like isoform X1: MAVAFHDVNSAAGLKKLDQYLLTRSYITGYQASKDDITVHAALSQPPSSEFVNASRWYNHVAALLRISGVSGEGCGVTIEGCAPIAGEAVATPPAGDSKTQASAADEDDDSDVDLFGEETEEEKKAAEERAAAVKASAKKKESGKSSVLLDVKPWDDETDMKELEAAVRSVEVEGLHWGASKLVPVGYGIKKMTIMLTIVDDLVSVDSLIEERLTVEPINEYVQSCDIVAFNKI; encoded by the exons ATGGCAGTTGCATTCCATGACGTCAACTCGGCTGCTGGCCTCAAGAAATTGGACCAGTACTTGCTCACCCGTAGTTACATCACTGGGTATCAGGCTTCCAAGGATGATATCACTGTCCATGCTGCTCTGTCCCAGCCCCCATCATCTGAATTCGTGAATGCGTCTCGGTGGTACAATCACGTTGCTGCACTTCTTCGGATTTC GGGTGTGTCTGGAGAAGGTTGTGGTGTCACAATTGAGGGCTGTGCTCCCATCGCAGGGGAAGCTGTTGCCACTCCTCCCGCTGGTGATTCCAAG ACTCAGGCCTCTGCTgctgatgaagatgatgatagtgATGTGGATCTTTTTGGTGAAGAGAccgaagaggagaagaaggctGCTGAAGAACGTGCAGCTGCTGTCAAGGCGTCTGCCAAAAAGAAAGAGT CTGGCAAATCATCAGTTCTGTTGGATGTTAAGCCATGGGATGACGAGACTGATATGAAAGAGCTCGAGGCAGCAGTAAGGAGTGTTGAGGTTGAGGGCTTACATTGGGGAGCAT CTAAACTTGTACCTGTTGGATATGGCATTAAGAAGATGACAATAATGCTTACAATTGTTGACGACCTTGTTTCGGTGGACTCTCTGATTGAGGAACGTCTTACCGTGGAACCTATCAATGAATATGTGCAAAGTTGCGACATAGTTGCTTTCAATAAAATAT GA
- the LOC126802468 gene encoding elongation factor 1-delta 1-like isoform X2 encodes MAVAFHDVNSAAGLKKLDQYLLTRSYITGYQASKDDITVHAALSQPPSSEFVNASRWYNHVAALLRISGVSGEGCGVTIEGCAPIAGEAVATPPAGDSKASAADEDDDSDVDLFGEETEEEKKAAEERAAAVKASAKKKESGKSSVLLDVKPWDDETDMKELEAAVRSVEVEGLHWGASKLVPVGYGIKKMTIMLTIVDDLVSVDSLIEERLTVEPINEYVQSCDIVAFNKI; translated from the exons ATGGCAGTTGCATTCCATGACGTCAACTCGGCTGCTGGCCTCAAGAAATTGGACCAGTACTTGCTCACCCGTAGTTACATCACTGGGTATCAGGCTTCCAAGGATGATATCACTGTCCATGCTGCTCTGTCCCAGCCCCCATCATCTGAATTCGTGAATGCGTCTCGGTGGTACAATCACGTTGCTGCACTTCTTCGGATTTC GGGTGTGTCTGGAGAAGGTTGTGGTGTCACAATTGAGGGCTGTGCTCCCATCGCAGGGGAAGCTGTTGCCACTCCTCCCGCTGGTGATTCCAAG GCCTCTGCTgctgatgaagatgatgatagtgATGTGGATCTTTTTGGTGAAGAGAccgaagaggagaagaaggctGCTGAAGAACGTGCAGCTGCTGTCAAGGCGTCTGCCAAAAAGAAAGAGT CTGGCAAATCATCAGTTCTGTTGGATGTTAAGCCATGGGATGACGAGACTGATATGAAAGAGCTCGAGGCAGCAGTAAGGAGTGTTGAGGTTGAGGGCTTACATTGGGGAGCAT CTAAACTTGTACCTGTTGGATATGGCATTAAGAAGATGACAATAATGCTTACAATTGTTGACGACCTTGTTTCGGTGGACTCTCTGATTGAGGAACGTCTTACCGTGGAACCTATCAATGAATATGTGCAAAGTTGCGACATAGTTGCTTTCAATAAAATAT GA
- the LOC126802449 gene encoding cytochrome P450 705A12-like, protein MAIILTDAQYNLFLYSLVSFVFILLLKSFFRKPPTNSTNPPPSPPALPVIGHLHLLSSDHQAISFLNLSTKHGPLLDLRLGGSRMLLISSASFATDVFKTHDLDFADRPAFAFADQLPYGNSGFFGAEYGDYWKFMKKLCMTELFAPRQLERSRSSRRAEIVKFCRAMIESGSRNEVVDVGAELMKMTNNSTCKMVMSTSMSEKGDEAARIRELMIKTLQLATKVSYGDVLGPFKRVGFWLYGTQLVDVSLKYDELLEEMLKDHEKRGEGDQRADEDLDLADLLLKVHQDDKAELKITRTQIKAFLLDLFIGGTISSTETMQWAIAELINHPDAFKKVREEINSVLGNACRLVEETDVPSLPYLQAVVKEALRLYPPSPVVIRKSRQNCKIKGFDINQGTMVAINVYAIMRDPEIWDNPNEFRPERFLASTGEGHDGVEYDQKEQNFVAFGGGRRRCPGSSVALLLVNTAVAAMVQCFNWKVGKLEDDDAKVNVQIGAGISLPMASPLNLRPIIHFNPFAALI, encoded by the exons ATGGCCATTATACTAACAGATGCACAATACAATCTATTTCTCTACTCCCTTGTATCATTCGTCTTCATCTTGTTGCTCAAGTCCTTTTTCAGAAAACCTCCGACCAACTCAACAAATCCACCGCCAAGCCCACCGGCCCTCCCGGTGATCGGCCACCTCCATCTGTTAAGCTCGGACCATCAAGCCATATCCTTCCTTAACCTCTCCACCAAACATGGTCCTCTCCTCGACCTCCGTCTCGGCGGTTCTCGGATGCTCCTCATCTCCTCAGCCTCCTTTGCCACCGACGTCTTCAAAACACATGATCTCGACTTCGCAGACCGCCCTGCATTCGCTTTCGCCGACCAGCTCCCCTACGGAAACTCTGGTTTCTTCGGCGCGGAGTACGGCGACTACTGGAAGTTCATGAAGAAGCTCTGCATGACGGAGCTCTTCGCCCCCCGCCAGCTGGAACGTTCGCGATCAAGTAGGCGGGCAGAGATCGTCAAGTTCTGTCGTGCGATGATCGAAAGTGGCAGCAGAAATGAGGTCGTTGATGTTGGGGCTGAGCTGATGAAGATGACCAACAACTCAACGTGCAAGATGGTGATGAGCACCAGCATGTCTGAGAAAGGCGACGAAGCTGCCAGGATTAGGGAGTTGATGATCAAGACACTTCAGTTGGCTACGAAAGTGTCGTATGGGGATGTGTTGGGTCCTTTCAAGAGGGTCGGCTTCTGGCTCTATGGCACTCAACTCGTTGATGTGTCGTTGAAGTATGATGAGCTTTTGGAGGAGATGTTGAAGGATCATGAAAAGAGAGGGGAAGGAGATCAGAGAGCTGATGAGGATCTTGATTTGGCCGATTTATTGTTGAAGGTGCATCAGGATGATAAGGCTGAGCTCAAAATTACCAGAACTCAAATCAAAGCCTTCTTGCTT GATCTCTTCATTGGGGGCACTATTTCTTCAACAGAGACAATGCAATGGGCAATAGCTGAGCTCATAAACCACCCGGATGCATTCAAAAAGGTGAGAGAAGAGATCAATTCGGTTCTGGGTAATGCCTGCAGATTAGTTGAGGAAACAGACGTACCTAGTCTCCCTTATTTGCAAGCAGTTGTGAAGGAAGCATTGAGACTATACCCTCCATCTCCTGTGGTCATAAGGAAAAGCCGGCAAAATTGTAAAATCAAAGGCTTTGATATAAATCAAGGAACTATGGTGGCAATTAATGTGTATGCAATTATGAGAGATCCAGAGATATGGGACAATCCCAATGAGTTTCGTCCAGAGAGGTTCTTGGCTTCCACTGGTGAAGGACATGATGGTGTTGAGTATGATCAAAAGGAACAGAATTTTGTGGCTTTTGGCGGGGGGAGGAGACGTTGCCCTGGCTCTTCAGTGGCGCTTTTACTGGTGAACACTGCAGTTGCAGCCATGGTTCAATGCTTTAATTGGAAAGTTGGGAAATTAGAGGATGATGATGCCAAGGTAAATGTGCAGATTGGAGCAGGCATAAGTTTGCCAATGGCTTCCCCACTTAACTTGCGTCCTATCATTCACTTCAACCCATTTGCCGCATTGATATAA
- the LOC126802470 gene encoding ras-related protein RGP1, which produces MSNLQSRFNQKIDYVFKVVLIGDSAVGKSQLLARFARNEFSLESKATIGVEFQTKTLLIDHKTIKAQIWDTAGQERYRAVTSAYYRGSVGAMLVYDITKPQSFEHVTRWLEELRGHADSNIVVMLVGNKSDLGTLRAVPSEDAKEFSQRENLFFMEASALESTNVESAFITVLTEIYRIVGKKALIANDEAESGGNSSLLKGTQIIVPGQDPVPEAKSGCCFSS; this is translated from the exons ATGTCGAATTTGCAGAGTAGGTTCAATCAGAAGATCGACTACGTGTTCAAGGTGGTGTTGATCGGAGACTCGGCGGTGGGTAAGTCTCAGCTCTTGGCTCGCTTTGCTCGTAATGAGTTCAGCTTGGAGTCCAAAGCTACCATCGGGGTTGAGTTTCAGACCAAGACCCTTCTCATCGACCACAAAACCATCAAGGCCCAGATTTGGGATACTGCTGGCCAAGAAAG ATACAGGGCTGTGACAAGTGCATACTATAGGGGGTCAGTGGGGGCTATGCTGGTCTATGATATCACCAAGCCTCAGTCATTTGAACATGTAACAAGGTGGTTAGAGGAATTGAGGGGGCATGCTGACAGTAATATTGTTGTTATGCTGGTTGGTAACAAATCTGACCTGGGCACACTGCGAGCTGTACCATCTGAGGATGCAAAAGAGTTTTCCCAGAGAGAGAACCTCTTCTTTATGGAGGCATCAGCTCTCGAATCTACTAATGTTGAATCTGCGTTCATAACAGTCCTAACGGAAATTTATCGAATAGTTGGCAAGAAAGCCCTCATTGCTAATGATGAAGCAGAGTCTGGAGGGAACTCCTCACTTCTCAAAGGAACTCAAATTATTGTCCCTGGACAGGATCCCGTCCCTGAAGCAAAATCTGGTTGTTGCTTCTCTTCATAG